The Deinococcus taeanensis genome has a window encoding:
- a CDS encoding M20 family metallopeptidase, with protein MTPVKEPQSALDAQVIAWRRHLHQHPELSFQEHETANYVEAQLRQMKGLSITRPTPTSVLAVLRGQAGTGRTVLLRADMDALPIQENTEFDFASTNDGVMHACGHDGHTAMLLGAAQVLTERQAELRGEIRFIFQHAEELFPGGGQQVVDAGVMDGVDVAVGTHLFSPIPVGLVALKSGALMAAPDTFEVTVVGKGGHGAMPHETVDPIVIACHVVTAMQSIVSRQRDPLEPAVVSVTTIHAGTAHNVIPNTAVLTGTVRTFDPALREQIPQQMERLVRGVTEGFGASYEFRYEQGYRATVNDPAVTEVLRDVVRDTVGADALVEAQPTMGGEDFSAYLTRAPGTFIFIGARNEAAGITAPHHHPNFAIDESALAIGVKVLVGAALRLSTGA; from the coding sequence ATGACACCTGTCAAAGAACCTCAATCCGCCCTGGACGCCCAGGTCATCGCCTGGCGCCGTCACCTGCATCAACATCCGGAACTGTCCTTCCAGGAACACGAAACAGCGAACTACGTGGAAGCGCAGTTGCGGCAGATGAAGGGGCTGAGCATCACCCGCCCAACCCCGACGAGCGTGTTGGCCGTCCTGCGTGGCCAGGCAGGAACAGGCCGCACGGTGCTGCTCCGGGCAGACATGGACGCACTGCCTATCCAGGAGAACACCGAGTTTGACTTCGCCTCGACAAATGATGGGGTGATGCACGCCTGCGGGCATGACGGTCACACGGCCATGCTCCTGGGCGCCGCCCAGGTGCTGACAGAACGGCAGGCGGAGCTTCGGGGAGAAATCCGCTTCATCTTTCAGCACGCAGAGGAACTGTTTCCCGGCGGTGGCCAGCAGGTGGTGGACGCTGGCGTGATGGATGGAGTCGATGTCGCCGTGGGCACCCACCTGTTCTCCCCCATTCCCGTCGGTCTTGTGGCACTGAAGTCGGGCGCATTGATGGCCGCCCCCGACACCTTCGAAGTGACGGTGGTCGGAAAAGGCGGGCACGGCGCCATGCCCCACGAAACCGTCGATCCCATCGTAATTGCGTGTCACGTCGTCACGGCGATGCAGTCCATTGTGTCCCGCCAGCGTGACCCGCTGGAACCCGCCGTCGTCAGCGTGACGACAATTCACGCAGGGACCGCCCACAACGTCATTCCCAACACGGCAGTCCTGACCGGCACGGTCAGAACGTTCGACCCGGCCCTGAGGGAGCAGATTCCCCAGCAGATGGAGCGGCTGGTGCGCGGCGTCACTGAAGGGTTCGGTGCCTCCTACGAGTTCAGGTACGAGCAGGGGTACCGGGCCACCGTGAACGATCCCGCGGTCACCGAGGTTCTGCGGGACGTGGTCCGGGACACGGTGGGCGCGGACGCGCTCGTTGAAGCGCAGCCGACGATGGGCGGGGAAGACTTCAGCGCGTACCTCACCCGGGCGCCTGGGACGTTCATCTTTATCGGAGCGCGCAATGAGGCGGCGGGCATTACGGCGCCGCATCACCACCCCAATTTCGCTATTGATGAAAGCGCCCTGGCCATCGGCGTCAAGGTGCTGGTCGGCGCCGCCCTGCGGCTGTCCACCGGTGCCTGA
- a CDS encoding metalloregulator ArsR/SmtB family transcription factor, which produces MSAVFKALSDPTRRQVLQHLQNGPLGAGELAQLFDVSKPTMSAHFAVLVAAGLIEPVKQGRTITYHLKLSVLEDALLMFAEAFGLQVTRTKAGKPSGSPHKESR; this is translated from the coding sequence ATGAGCGCCGTGTTCAAAGCCTTGTCGGACCCAACCCGGCGCCAAGTCCTGCAGCACTTGCAGAACGGACCGCTCGGCGCCGGCGAACTGGCGCAACTCTTCGACGTGTCTAAACCGACCATGTCGGCCCACTTCGCCGTCCTGGTCGCCGCCGGCCTGATCGAACCGGTAAAGCAGGGCCGCACAATCACCTACCACCTCAAACTGTCTGTGCTCGAAGATGCGCTGCTGATGTTTGCCGAGGCCTTTGGCCTGCAAGTCACACGAACCAAGGCCGGCAAGCCTTCCGGCTCACCCCATAAGGAGTCACGATGA
- a CDS encoding IS630 family transposase → MFASCFAGWAFHLNDRAQARSSRTRPRCESGCRPHAQWSKKKVALGATLVDLDEVSFSLKGVVRRTWAPKGKTLLVRLPARWHKLSTIGAITSTGQFLQHTQAGAIKTPDVLGILEHVLTHVPGEVVVVLDNAAIHRAKAVSAFVETGERLTLVYVPPSSPELNPIEKVWADVKRNVLGNFCARTIKELKARLRSGWQRMRYISLPQRLMAATPI, encoded by the coding sequence ATGTTCGCAAGCTGTTTCGCCGGCTGGGCTTTTCACCTCAACGACCGAGCACAGGCGCGCTCGAGCAGGACGAGACCGCGGTGCGAATCTGGCTGCAGACCACACGCCCAGTGGTCGAAAAAAAAGGTCGCGCTCGGCGCGACCCTGGTGGATCTGGATGAAGTGAGCTTCAGCCTGAAGGGTGTGGTGCGCCGAACCTGGGCACCCAAAGGCAAGACCCTTCTGGTGCGTCTCCCGGCCCGTTGGCACAAGCTGTCCACGATTGGCGCGATCACGTCGACCGGTCAATTTCTGCAGCATACGCAGGCAGGCGCCATCAAGACGCCCGATGTCCTGGGAATTTTGGAACATGTCTTGACGCATGTCCCAGGTGAGGTGGTTGTGGTGCTGGACAATGCCGCCATTCACCGAGCGAAAGCCGTATCGGCTTTCGTAGAGACCGGAGAACGCCTCACCCTGGTCTATGTGCCGCCCTCCTCGCCAGAATTGAATCCTATTGAGAAGGTCTGGGCCGATGTCAAGCGCAACGTGCTGGGCAATTTCTGTGCCAGGACGATCAAAGAACTCAAGGCGCGGCTGCGCTCGGGTTGGCAGCGGATGCGGTACATCAGCCTGCCACAGCGGCTGATGGCGGCAACTCCGATTTAA
- a CDS encoding IS3 family transposase (programmed frameshift): MLEILGQGEAGQPLAELTRLHGIVVSTIHRWKAKSGGMTTDETKRFHRLEEENRRLKKLVADLSLDNLVLKERGRKKVVTPEATPQSQTPLKREMVGFVRPRFGVTERRACRQLGFWRSTHRHNSPGQEKDETLKTRLRELAGERPRFGDRRLHVMLEREGHRVNHKRAYRMYRAEGLAVRRKARKRLAAGERLHKPLVCAANQRWSMDVMSDQLASGQRFRVFNVVDDFTRECLLMHVGTSITGADVARLLTGVLAERAQPAMIVTDNGPEFISKALDQWAHERGIIHHLNRPGKPTENAYIESFNGRVRDECLNLHWFQALPQARLIVSAWHQDDNQIRPHSSLDNHSPQTFARLIQAG; the protein is encoded by the exons ATTCTGGAGATCCTTGGGCAGGGCGAGGCTGGTCAACCGCTGGCCGAGCTCACGCGGCTCCATGGCATCGTGGTCAGTACCATCCACCGCTGGAAGGCGAAGTCCGGTGGGATGACAACAGACGAAACCAAACGGTTTCATCGCCTGGAGGAGGAAAACCGCCGTCTGAAGAAGCTGGTGGCCGATCTTTCGCTGGACAACCTGGTGCTGAAGGAGAGGG GTCGCAAAAAAGTGGTGACGCCCGAGGCGACCCCACAATCCCAGACCCCGTTGAAGCGGGAGATGGTGGGATTTGTCCGCCCGCGCTTTGGGGTCACCGAACGGCGGGCATGTCGCCAGCTGGGCTTCTGGCGATCCACACACAGGCACAACAGCCCTGGACAGGAAAAAGACGAAACCTTGAAGACCCGGCTGCGAGAGTTGGCAGGCGAACGACCTCGGTTCGGTGACCGTCGTCTCCATGTGATGCTGGAGCGCGAAGGACACAGGGTGAACCACAAACGGGCGTACCGGATGTACCGTGCTGAAGGGCTGGCTGTGCGTCGCAAGGCCCGCAAGAGGCTGGCCGCCGGAGAACGGCTGCACAAACCGCTCGTTTGTGCAGCGAATCAGCGCTGGAGCATGGATGTCATGTCCGATCAACTGGCCTCAGGGCAGCGCTTCCGGGTGTTCAACGTGGTGGACGACTTTACCCGGGAATGCCTGCTCATGCATGTCGGCACTTCGATCACCGGTGCAGATGTCGCCCGATTGCTGACCGGCGTGCTGGCTGAGCGCGCTCAACCAGCCATGATTGTCACTGACAATGGCCCGGAATTCATCAGCAAAGCGCTGGATCAATGGGCCCACGAACGCGGGATTATCCACCACCTCAACCGCCCTGGAAAGCCCACCGAGAATGCCTATATCGAGAGTTTCAATGGGCGGGTCCGGGATGAGTGCCTGAATCTCCATTGGTTTCAGGCGCTGCCTCAGGCCCGTCTGATCGTGTCTGCCTGGCACCAGGACGACAACCAGATCCGTCCGCACAGTTCCCTCGACAACCACTCACCTCAAACGTTTGCCCGCCTGATACAGGCGGGCTGA
- a CDS encoding HIT family protein, with protein MRSLVPCPYCDLAELRRDAFVLENDLCLLSIKASETGALEGAGIIVPKAHRVTAFDLTAGEWAATQELLLQVKAHLDAQLAPDGYNVGWNVGDVGGQHVMHAHLHVIPRFADEPKAGQGIRSHLKSAENRRLHLPRV; from the coding sequence ATGCGTTCATTGGTTCCCTGCCCCTACTGTGACCTCGCGGAACTGAGGCGTGACGCCTTCGTGCTCGAAAATGATCTGTGCCTCCTGAGCATCAAAGCCAGCGAAACCGGCGCGCTGGAAGGTGCAGGCATCATTGTTCCGAAAGCGCACCGGGTCACCGCGTTTGACCTCACGGCCGGGGAGTGGGCCGCCACACAGGAGCTGCTGCTTCAGGTCAAGGCCCACCTTGACGCTCAGCTCGCTCCTGATGGCTATAACGTCGGCTGGAACGTGGGTGACGTGGGAGGACAGCACGTGATGCACGCTCATCTTCATGTCATTCCCCGGTTCGCGGACGAGCCCAAGGCAGGACAGGGCATTCGCAGCCACCTGAAGTCCGCCGAGAACCGCCGCCTCCACCTGCCGCGGGTCTGA
- a CDS encoding ABC transporter substrate-binding protein — MLKQLFCTGLTLALISSTASASTLVFGAGGEPVSLDSGTITDGNSSLAQALVYDMLVRFKKGTTTITPGLATSWKANKDATEWTFTLRQNVKFSDGTPFNANAVVFNVNRWWDQAADTGAKEQNKSFTSWTFIFGGFKGEQNSLLKSVRADGPNKVVFTLNRSFAPFPEAIATPFFGIASPDAVKKAGARYGTPAALPVGTGPFIMQSWRTGDRITLVPNKGHWGRKASYDQLQLRFLKDPSVRLNELKAGTIDFTTDLNPDQFNAVKADKNLNPVIIPGFNVGFLSLNLGNQNLKNDKVRQAISMAINKKAIVEAFWGDLGVSDASFLPPALSWANSKAVPADYKFDPAAAKKLLAEAGYPNGFTIDLWYMPVSRPYFPTPKPIAEAMAADLAAIGIKATLKTEDWAKYLEDRNKKPGFDMYMIGWTGPYASPYNFYNVYYGEEAAADSNYGNPKLFQLLRTAVATSSRTAQAKAYAQVHEISYDANVRIPIVHSRPLAAARTYVKGWVPSPSVITPFEDITINEKK, encoded by the coding sequence ATGTTGAAACAACTGTTCTGCACTGGACTGACCCTCGCCCTGATCTCCAGCACCGCCAGCGCCAGCACCCTGGTGTTCGGCGCTGGCGGCGAGCCCGTCTCGCTGGACTCCGGCACCATCACCGACGGCAACTCGTCTCTGGCGCAGGCCCTCGTGTACGACATGCTGGTCCGGTTCAAGAAGGGAACCACGACCATCACGCCGGGTCTGGCCACCAGCTGGAAGGCCAACAAGGACGCCACCGAGTGGACCTTCACGTTGCGCCAGAACGTGAAGTTCTCCGACGGCACGCCGTTCAACGCGAACGCCGTGGTGTTCAACGTCAACCGCTGGTGGGACCAGGCGGCAGACACTGGAGCGAAGGAGCAGAACAAGTCCTTTACCTCCTGGACCTTTATCTTCGGGGGCTTCAAGGGCGAACAGAACAGCCTACTGAAGAGCGTCCGTGCTGACGGGCCGAACAAAGTCGTCTTTACGCTGAACCGCTCCTTTGCGCCCTTCCCCGAAGCCATCGCGACCCCCTTCTTTGGCATCGCCAGTCCAGACGCGGTCAAGAAGGCCGGCGCCCGGTACGGCACGCCCGCCGCCCTGCCCGTGGGCACCGGCCCGTTCATCATGCAGTCGTGGCGTACAGGCGACCGCATCACGCTGGTGCCCAACAAAGGCCACTGGGGCAGAAAGGCGAGCTACGACCAGCTTCAGCTGCGCTTCCTGAAAGACCCCAGTGTCCGCCTCAACGAGCTGAAGGCCGGCACCATCGACTTCACCACCGACCTCAATCCTGACCAGTTCAACGCTGTGAAAGCCGACAAGAACCTCAACCCGGTCATCATTCCCGGCTTCAACGTGGGTTTCCTCAGCCTGAACCTCGGCAACCAGAACCTGAAAAACGACAAGGTCCGGCAGGCCATCAGCATGGCGATCAACAAGAAAGCCATCGTCGAAGCCTTCTGGGGTGACCTGGGCGTGTCGGACGCCAGCTTCCTGCCGCCTGCGCTGAGCTGGGCCAACAGCAAGGCGGTCCCGGCCGACTACAAGTTCGATCCTGCCGCTGCCAAGAAACTGCTGGCCGAAGCGGGTTACCCGAACGGCTTCACCATCGACCTGTGGTACATGCCCGTCAGCCGCCCGTACTTTCCCACGCCCAAACCGATCGCCGAAGCGATGGCCGCAGACCTGGCCGCCATCGGCATCAAGGCAACTCTGAAAACGGAGGACTGGGCCAAGTACCTGGAGGACCGGAACAAGAAACCTGGGTTCGACATGTACATGATCGGCTGGACGGGACCGTACGCCAGCCCCTACAACTTCTACAACGTCTATTACGGTGAGGAAGCCGCGGCGGACAGCAACTACGGCAATCCCAAGCTGTTCCAGCTGTTGAGGACCGCTGTCGCCACCAGCAGCCGCACGGCACAGGCCAAAGCCTACGCCCAGGTTCACGAGATCTCCTATGACGCCAACGTCCGCATTCCTATCGTTCACTCCCGTCCACTCGCGGCGGCGCGGACCTACGTGAAAGGCTGGGTTCCGAGTCCTTCCGTGATCACACCGTTTGAAGACATCACCATCAACGAGAAAAAGTAA
- a CDS encoding transposase — MKRKQCSENEILDVLAKVEAGTAVGDVATLSGVSKAAIHRWQARYGGMTKDGAKRVRQLEEENRRLKRLVADLALDHSILKEVVGRQR, encoded by the coding sequence ATGAAGCGCAAGCAGTGCAGCGAAAACGAGATCCTCGATGTCTTGGCCAAGGTCGAGGCGGGCACTGCGGTCGGTGACGTGGCCACGTTGTCCGGGGTATCCAAGGCCGCCATTCACCGCTGGCAGGCACGGTATGGCGGCATGACCAAGGACGGCGCGAAGCGCGTCCGTCAGCTGGAAGAAGAAAACCGCCGCCTGAAGAGACTTGTCGCGGATCTGGCACTCGATCACAGCATCCTGAAGGAGGTGGTGGGCCGACAGCGGTGA
- a CDS encoding AraC family transcriptional regulator: MLDRDGLVLCGTWHTRRPDGVWQSECMDDPREWLRPAPDGSWPLETLLDSAPDLIFFVKDVQGRYVSVNDTLRRRSGAQHKRDVLGRTAAEVFIGEPGRRFNEQDVQTVREGRELRDVLEMYFGPQGEPSWCLTHKIPLRNAAGQVVGLIGISRDVPATIERHEDFARVAEALSYMHGHYDQPLRVPTLAARAGLSEDSFERLMRRVCHMTPQQFLIKVRLDAAVNLLREPDLSISEIAHACGYSDHSAFTRKFRSVTGISPQAYRERIMSAA; the protein is encoded by the coding sequence GTGCTTGACCGGGACGGCCTGGTGCTGTGCGGAACCTGGCACACCCGCCGACCGGATGGGGTGTGGCAAAGTGAATGCATGGACGACCCCAGGGAGTGGTTGCGCCCCGCGCCCGACGGGAGTTGGCCGCTGGAAACCCTGCTCGACAGCGCGCCCGATCTGATCTTTTTCGTCAAGGACGTGCAGGGAAGGTACGTCAGCGTGAATGACACCTTGCGGCGTCGCAGCGGGGCTCAGCATAAGCGGGACGTGCTGGGCCGCACGGCCGCAGAGGTGTTTATCGGGGAGCCTGGACGGCGGTTCAACGAGCAGGACGTGCAGACCGTTCGCGAAGGCCGCGAACTGCGCGACGTGCTGGAAATGTATTTCGGCCCGCAGGGCGAGCCAAGCTGGTGCCTGACGCATAAGATCCCCCTGCGCAACGCCGCAGGTCAGGTGGTGGGCTTGATTGGCATTTCACGCGACGTCCCCGCCACCATCGAGCGTCACGAGGATTTCGCGCGGGTCGCAGAGGCGCTGAGTTACATGCACGGGCATTACGACCAGCCGCTGCGCGTGCCCACTCTGGCCGCGCGCGCCGGGTTGTCAGAAGACAGTTTCGAGCGGCTGATGCGGCGGGTGTGCCACATGACGCCGCAGCAGTTCTTGATCAAAGTCCGGCTGGACGCGGCGGTGAACCTGCTTCGGGAACCCGACCTCTCCATTTCCGAAATCGCGCACGCCTGCGGCTACAGCGACCACAGCGCCTTTACCAGAAAGTTCCGTTCGGTGACGGGAATCAGCCCGCAGGCCTACCGGGAGCGGATCATGTCCGCCGCGTAA
- a CDS encoding transposase, whose protein sequence is MRLHQTLDRSNSRMRDELLNVQRVLSMPQMRLSHAIWRRDDTVDRPHSSLGNLTPQQFARHLAG, encoded by the coding sequence CTGAGGCTCCACCAAACCCTTGACAGATCAAACAGTCGGATGCGCGACGAGTTGCTGAATGTCCAACGGGTCCTGAGCATGCCGCAGATGAGGCTGAGCCACGCCATCTGGCGGCGGGATGACACCGTGGACCGTCCGCACAGCTCGCTCGGGAACCTCACGCCACAGCAGTTTGCCCGCCACTTGGCGGGCTGA
- a CDS encoding benzoate/H(+) symporter BenE family transporter has protein sequence MTGRAPSPLQDLAAPLLAGLIAVLVSASSNLPLFMQLFTAAHFTPAQSVSSLSSMYLALAVLGAALCLRYRAPIILGWNTAGIAVLIAEGPHFTPGDIVGALLVSAVTLTVLGLTGLFDRLARKLPPPLAAALLAGVLLPFVLRGMAAVPAAPALLVPMFAAYLLGRAFLPRWAVPFALLAGLGAAALTGELHPRVVHPLGALTFTQPTFNLRAILAIAVPSVVFAVASQNLPGLAILHASGYRSVPARPLVTLTGAAGALASLFGSITLNLGAITAAICTGPDAHPDPARRFIAGLSCAAGYLGLALCGGALLGLAGAFPAPLLQGLAGLALLGPLMSGREGTLAAEPHWREGALLTLVITASGMTWLGLSGAVWGLALGWGLAWLRGRQLLSHEARRP, from the coding sequence ATGACCGGCCGGGCCCCCTCACCGCTTCAGGATCTCGCGGCTCCCCTGCTCGCGGGCCTGATTGCCGTGCTGGTGAGTGCGTCCAGCAACCTGCCGCTGTTCATGCAGCTGTTTACCGCTGCGCACTTCACGCCGGCCCAGTCGGTCAGCAGCCTGAGCAGCATGTACCTGGCCCTGGCTGTGCTGGGCGCCGCGTTGTGTCTGCGTTACCGCGCTCCGATCATCCTCGGGTGGAACACGGCGGGGATCGCCGTGCTGATCGCCGAAGGGCCTCACTTCACGCCGGGGGACATCGTCGGGGCGCTGCTCGTCAGTGCCGTGACCCTCACCGTGCTGGGCCTGACCGGCCTGTTCGACCGCCTCGCCCGGAAGCTGCCGCCGCCGCTGGCTGCCGCGCTGCTCGCCGGAGTGCTGCTCCCGTTCGTACTGCGGGGCATGGCGGCCGTCCCGGCCGCGCCGGCCCTGCTGGTGCCGATGTTCGCTGCGTACCTGCTGGGCCGCGCCTTTCTGCCGCGCTGGGCGGTCCCGTTCGCCCTGCTCGCCGGGCTGGGTGCCGCGGCGCTCACCGGTGAGTTGCACCCCCGCGTAGTTCATCCGCTGGGCGCGCTGACCTTTACCCAGCCGACCTTCAACCTGCGGGCCATCCTGGCGATTGCCGTGCCGAGTGTGGTGTTCGCAGTTGCCTCGCAGAACCTGCCGGGCCTGGCGATCCTCCACGCGAGCGGCTACCGCAGTGTCCCGGCCCGTCCGCTGGTGACCCTGACCGGAGCGGCCGGCGCGCTGGCCTCGCTTTTCGGGAGCATCACACTGAATCTGGGGGCTATCACTGCAGCCATCTGCACCGGGCCAGACGCGCATCCGGATCCGGCCCGTCGATTTATCGCCGGACTGAGTTGCGCCGCAGGCTACCTGGGCCTGGCATTGTGCGGCGGCGCGCTGCTGGGCCTGGCGGGTGCGTTCCCGGCGCCTCTGCTTCAGGGGCTGGCGGGCCTGGCGTTGCTGGGGCCGCTGATGAGTGGCCGGGAAGGCACGCTGGCTGCGGAGCCTCACTGGCGGGAGGGCGCGCTGCTGACCCTGGTGATCACTGCGTCGGGGATGACGTGGCTCGGCCTGAGCGGGGCCGTGTGGGGCCTGGCGCTGGGTTGGGGTCTGGCGTGGCTGCGAGGCCGGCAGCTCCTGAGCCACGAGGCCCGGCGCCCGTGA
- a CDS encoding IS3 family transposase yields the protein MRHLFGISERRACRSLGFHRSTQRHRATRDDRDLADKLRTLAYERPRFGYRRLHILLRRQGEAVNHKRVYRVYWNEG from the coding sequence GTGCGGCACCTATTCGGGATCAGTGAGCGGCGGGCCTGCCGTAGCCTTGGTTTTCATCGTTCTACACAGCGTCATCGCGCGACGAGAGATGACCGTGATCTGGCGGACAAGCTCCGGACGCTCGCGTACGAGCGTCCCCGGTTCGGATATCGGCGTCTCCACATCCTTCTGCGCCGCCAGGGCGAGGCCGTCAACCACAAGCGCGTCTACCGCGTGTACTGGAATGAAGGCTGA
- a CDS encoding NAD(P)H-dependent oxidoreductase: MRTRNLHPSAPPRGGRLRKPSKLRTNTVEIRDLYRIGWNPEVGLNNFRHELVGHFKPQVEQVRAVNHGTFAPDVAAEIEEVQRADLLVFSCPMWWFSLPALLKGGVDRVFTMGVVYGGSVGRFETGGARAAGQAALHDRQY, translated from the coding sequence ATGCGCACCCGGAACCTGCATCCTTCTGCTCCGCCCAGAGGAGGGAGGCTTCGCAAGCCCTCGAAGCTCAGGACTAACACGGTCGAGATCCGCGACCTGTACAGGATAGGCTGGAACCCTGAAGTTGGCCTGAACAACTTCCGGCACGAGCTCGTCGGTCATTTCAAACCGCAGGTTGAGCAGGTGAGGGCCGTCAATCACGGCACCTTCGCCCCAGATGTGGCGGCGGAGATTGAGGAGGTGCAGCGGGCGGACCTGCTGGTGTTCTCCTGCCCGATGTGGTGGTTCTCCCTGCCGGCCCTGCTCAAAGGCGGGGTGGACCGGGTCTTCACGATGGGCGTGGTCTACGGCGGCAGCGTCGGCCGCTTCGAAACGGGAGGTGCGCGGGCGGCGGGCCAAGCTGCTCTTCACGACCGGCAGTACTGA
- a CDS encoding rhodanese-like domain-containing protein: protein MFAMFMGLKSISCQELHHRMQNGGVIVIDVNAPQSWLSAHVPGALNLSVDFDPAALPNKRDVPLVFYCSNPFCRKAPQAAKHAIKLGYSDVSVMSAGITGWNSAGLPFEAGT, encoded by the coding sequence ATGTTTGCCATGTTCATGGGTTTGAAGTCCATCAGCTGCCAGGAACTCCACCACCGCATGCAGAACGGAGGCGTTATCGTCATCGACGTCAACGCCCCCCAGTCCTGGTTGAGCGCACACGTGCCCGGCGCGCTCAACCTCAGTGTTGACTTCGATCCGGCCGCCCTGCCGAATAAACGCGACGTACCGCTGGTCTTCTACTGCTCAAACCCGTTCTGCCGTAAGGCGCCCCAGGCGGCGAAGCACGCCATCAAGCTGGGCTACAGTGATGTGTCAGTCATGTCGGCCGGAATCACGGGATGGAACAGCGCCGGGCTGCCGTTCGAGGCTGGGACCTGA
- a CDS encoding DDE-type integrase/transposase/recombinase, which produces MAQTRLPLTSPTRANERWSLAFVSAQLTNGQRLPLLNGVDDGTRECVLSFASTSIPGSTVARQLAAVIEERGKPKVLLTDNVPESTGRALDQWTYSQGITHHFIDLGKPVQNAYTNSFN; this is translated from the coding sequence GTGGCGCAGACCAGACTGCCGCTCACGTCGCCGACCCGAGCGAATGAGCGCTGGAGCCTGGCCTTCGTCAGTGCCCAGCTGACCAACGGCCAGCGGTTGCCGCTCCTCAACGGCGTGGACGACGGCACACGGGAGTGCGTGCTCAGCTTTGCGTCGACGTCGATTCCCGGCAGCACCGTGGCGCGTCAGCTGGCAGCCGTAATTGAGGAACGCGGAAAACCCAAAGTGCTCCTGACCGACAACGTGCCAGAGAGTACGGGTCGGGCTCTGGATCAGTGGACGTACTCGCAGGGCATCACCCATCACTTCATTGATCTTGGAAAGCCCGTCCAGAACGCATACACAAATAGTTTCAACTGA
- a CDS encoding ABC transporter substrate-binding protein, protein MKRLSFSLTVLLLASLAGAQKTTLTIESWRNDDLKVWRDSIIPAFQKAHPDIQVVFAPSAPAEYNAVLDAKLKAGTAGDLITCRPFDKSLELYKAKQVISLNDLTGLKNFDPVAKAAWSTDDGKTTFCVPMASVIHGFIYNKALFKELGLSVPKTEAAFLSTLDKIKKNGKYAPLVMGTKDQWESATMGYQNIGPTAWDGEKGRKGLISGAAQYNKGGFLQAFTSLASWKPYLPNGYQALAYPDAQNLFAQGRGVIYPAGSWDIGTFRQMNPKMEMGAFAPYSINGKKCVIDDHPDIGMGINATSKNQEAARTFLNWVASDAFATLYANALPGFFPLANVKYTVKDPVAQEFLKWRTQCAKSFRSSYQILSRNANPNNENDLWNVSAQLLNGSMTPKAAADLVQKNLGSWYAPQKGK, encoded by the coding sequence ATGAAACGCCTGAGCTTTTCACTTACTGTGTTGCTTCTCGCCAGTCTGGCTGGAGCACAGAAAACCACGCTCACCATCGAAAGCTGGCGCAACGATGATCTCAAGGTCTGGCGCGACAGCATCATTCCCGCGTTTCAAAAAGCGCACCCGGACATTCAGGTGGTTTTCGCCCCGAGTGCGCCAGCCGAGTACAACGCTGTGCTTGACGCAAAATTAAAGGCCGGTACAGCCGGAGACCTGATCACCTGCCGGCCGTTCGACAAGAGTCTGGAGCTGTATAAGGCCAAACAGGTCATCAGCCTGAACGACCTGACCGGCCTGAAAAACTTTGATCCGGTCGCCAAAGCGGCGTGGTCCACCGATGATGGGAAGACCACCTTCTGCGTCCCGATGGCGTCGGTCATTCACGGGTTCATCTACAACAAGGCTCTGTTCAAAGAGCTGGGCCTGAGCGTTCCGAAAACGGAAGCTGCTTTTCTCAGCACGCTGGACAAGATCAAAAAGAACGGCAAGTACGCCCCGCTGGTGATGGGCACCAAGGACCAGTGGGAATCCGCAACGATGGGTTACCAGAATATTGGCCCCACGGCGTGGGACGGCGAGAAAGGACGCAAAGGTCTGATTTCCGGCGCGGCCCAGTACAACAAAGGCGGGTTTCTGCAGGCCTTTACGTCACTGGCCAGCTGGAAGCCCTACCTGCCCAACGGTTACCAGGCGCTGGCCTACCCGGATGCTCAGAACCTGTTTGCTCAGGGCCGCGGCGTGATCTACCCGGCCGGAAGCTGGGACATTGGCACCTTCCGGCAGATGAATCCCAAGATGGAAATGGGCGCGTTCGCCCCGTACTCCATCAACGGCAAGAAATGCGTGATTGATGACCACCCCGATATTGGCATGGGCATCAACGCCACCAGCAAAAACCAGGAGGCCGCCAGGACGTTCCTGAACTGGGTCGCGTCCGACGCGTTTGCCACGCTGTACGCCAACGCGCTGCCGGGGTTCTTTCCCCTGGCGAACGTGAAGTACACCGTCAAGGACCCAGTGGCCCAGGAATTCCTGAAGTGGCGGACCCAGTGCGCCAAGAGCTTCCGCTCCTCGTATCAGATCCTGTCGCGTAACGCCAACCCGAACAACGAGAATGATCTGTGGAATGTCAGTGCGCAGCTTCTGAACGGCAGCATGACCCCGAAAGCTGCCGCTGACCTGGTGCAGAAGAACCTGGGCTCCTGGTACGCGCCGCAGAAGGGCAAATAA